The Rickettsia endosymbiont of Gonocerus acuteangulatus nucleotide sequence AAACAATTTGATTTTAAAGATAAAAATTATTTGAAAAGTTTAAGAGAGTTTTTAAAGGCTTTTAAATTACCAGGTGAGGCTCAAAAAATAGATAGGTTGGTTGAAAGTTTTGCCTCTAAATATTATGAGCAAAATACTACTACTGACATAAATCATGCAGACGCAGCTTTTATATCAGCTTACGCTACTGTAGGTCTTAATACTAATCTTCATAATCCTAGCGTAAAAGATAAATGGACAATTGATCAGTTTAAGGATCAACTAGAAGGTTTAAATACAGAAAGTAAATTGCAAGGAATTAAGAGTGGTAAAAATTTTAGCAATGAGTTCTTAGAAAATATTTATAATGGAATAAAGGCAGAGCCTTTTGAATTAAATTTTATACAAATTGCTACTGGTTATGAAATAGCCGGTATAAGTTCACAAAATGATAAAACTTTTAAAAAACTAGATGATTTTTTAACAGCAAAAACAGATATAAACAAAGTTTTTTCTAATCTAGGAAATAATATAACTGCAGAACATAAACAACCAAAAACATGGCTTAATAAGTTCACAGGTTATGAGGGTAGTATATCAGTTAAAGCAGGTAATGCAGAGGTAGAAATACAAGTTTATAAACCAAATATTTTGTCAAAATGGTTTTTAGGAGAAAAAAGTAAACTTGTGATTCAGCCTAAAGGGGGGTCAGAGCAATCTTTAAAATTAGCAGCTCAAATTGCAGCAAGTTTTGACACTAAAGTAACCTCTATTAAAGCAACGTATGATTATCTAAAACAGGATTTAGAAAATTATTATAATAATCCTGAACAAGAACTAAGAAAAGCAAATTCAGTGGTAGATCTTCATAATCAAATAAAAGAAACTACCGCAAAAGTACAACAAGTTGATCCAGAAATACCTGATACTAAAAGCATTCCTTTGGCTTCTGAAACAAATTTTCAGGATCTCAAACAAGCAGAAATAGGGATTCAGCCGGTAAGAACTCAACCAGTAGAAAAGCCAAAATTTAATACTTTTGCAGAAGAGTTAGCTTGGAAAAATGCACAAAAAAAGCAAGCTATTGATGCTCCAGTAACTAAAAACGAAGAACCTAAAGTACAAATAGATAATCACAAAAAACGTTTAGAGGAATTAAAGCAAAAGCAGAAAGAGCTTGAAAATAAAAAGAAAGAGCTTGAAGAAAAAAAAGCTAATTCTAATATTACTAAAGAAGAAAAATGGAAAATTGTCGCTGAATTAGAAGGAGTTAGTAAGCATCTTGAAAGCATAAAAAAAGAACATAATACTATAAATACTGCTGAAGAAAGAGAGAAACAATTTAATAAAAGCTCACAATCTTCAGCTTTAAAAGGCGAGCCTACTGCAGCTGATAAGCAGCAACAAGGTGCTATGGAAGCAATCAGGCTTAGAAAAGAGCAAAGATTACAAGAAGAAGCTGCTAGTAAGGCTATAATCGCTAATAATCCAGCCACACAACCTCTAAAACCTGGTGTTATACCACCTCCTCCTCCGGGGAAAGGTGTTCCTATTCCGCCACCTCCACCACATCCAATGCCAGGCAAGGGTGGGGCTGCTCCAAAGTCATCTCAAATGCCTAATATTCCACCGAAATTGCAAGAAACATTAAAAACTATGCAAACACCTCAAGATAGGAATAAGCAGCAAGGAAATAATAATTTTCAAGACGATCTAAGAAAAACCCTAGCAAGGAGAAATAGTCCAACACTTCAGATATAAATGTTGTGCTAAAAATCTTGAGTTTTGAAATAACATTTTGATAGTCAGTGATAAAGGTGAAAGAAGAATCCCACCTTTATCACTATATTTATTTGCACTATTGGATAAGCCACGGGATGATACCGAAAGTGTTTTTTGATCTATGCAATAAGGCTTTTATATCATTCCCACAAAAACATTGCCTGTGTGGATCGAGAGTCGTCATTGCAAGAAGAAACTGAAAGTTTCGACTAAGCAATCTCAGGAGTTATAGCCTTATTTCATAAGATTGCAACAAAGCTTTGCTCCTCGCAAGGCATTTCCCTCATGGATTATTTTTGCCCCTGTGTCATCCCGTGGCTTGTTCAATAGTATCGGACAGTTATTATTATATGTCATTCCTGCTTCTGTGGGAAGGCATTGTTGCGTGGATTGAGAGTCGTCATTGCGAGGAAATTACGAAGTATAGCATAAGTCATTAAGGTACTGACAGAGCGAGAGTATCATGTTATAGTAAGCAAATATTAACAAGCATGTAAAGAGATATGGCACGAGCATATGCAATAGAACTAAGACTAAGAGTTATAAAAGCTGTAGAAGCAGGGATACGAATAAGTAAGGTAAGTAAATTATTTAATGTAAGTCGTGATACTATATATAAATGGAAAAAATTAAAAGATAAGCAAGGTACTTTAGAAGCAGCAACTGGTTATCAGAAAGGACATAGTCATAAGATAAAAGATTCAGAATCTTTTAAAGAATTTTTTAAAGCTAATATGAATAAAACATCAAAGGAGTTAGCAAAGCAATGGGGTAATATTGCATCTGTAACTATTTTAAGACAAATCAGAAAACTTGGCTATAGCTATAAACAAAACTCATTTTCATCCGAAAAGAGATATTAAATTAAGAAATGAATTTATAGCAAAGATACAAACCATCACAAAAGACAAATTAGTATATCTTGATGAATCTGGAATAGAGGATAATGCTTGCAAAGAGTATGGATGGAGCATTATAGGACAAAGGTGTTATGGAGAAAAGGTGTATCAACATAAATTTAGAATAAGTATGATAGCTGGTCTTTGTAATGGTAATCTTATTGCTCCTGTAATATTTGAAGGTAATTGTAATACAGAGGTCTTTAAAACTTATATTAGGGATGTATTAATTACAGAATTACAACCTGGGCAAACCGTTATTATGGATAACATTAATTTTCATAAAAATTCTAAAGTTAAAGAGTTCATTGAATCCGTTGGTTGTACCATATTGTATTTACCAACTTACTCTCCTGATTTAAATCTCTTTTGGGTATATTCCCCGCCGCTTGCGGCGTAATATGGCGGAATGAGCAAATATATACATAAAAGTCATAATGTTACGGTACTGCTGTATCACATGGTATTTCCAGCAAAATATCGCCGAGCAGTGTTTGACGTATCAGTTGATCAAGTATTACGAGAAATATGTTTAGAGATAGAAAAGAGATATCAAATAAAATTTTTAGAAATAGGGGTTGATGAAGATCATGTCCATTTTTTGGTACAATCTGTACCAACCTATAGCGTAACAAAAATAGTAACAACAATTAAAAGTGTTACAGCTCGTCAAATATTTAGACAGTGTCCACAGGTAAAGAAACAATTATGGGGTGGAGAATTTTGGACTGATGGATATTTTACGAGTACGGTAGGTAAGCATGGAAATGAGAATATGATAGGAAAATACGTAAAAAACCAAGGCAAGGAATATCAGAAACTGCATGAGGATCATCAGCTAGCTTTCTTCTAAAATACCCCGCTGCTTGCGGCGGGGATTACTTTTATTCCTATAGAGCATTACTGGTTTAAGATAAAAAATGAAATTAGGAAAGTTGTAGAAGATTTTGAAACATTTTATGATGCTGTTTTTAATACTATTAAATTGTCAGTATCTTAATGATTTATGCTATAATTGACGAAGCAATCCAGTAAAAAATGCTAACTTTATAACATTTTTTATTATTTTTTTCTGGATTGCCACGTTCCTTGCAGTCGCGTAGCTCAGACGATTTGGTATCCACGCAAGCAAGCCTTAAGCGGGAATGACATAGAATAAAAACTGTCCGGTACTATTGCTCTGCTTTCATGCTTGTTACAAAATTCATTGCGTTATTTTTTTGAATTGTAAAAATCTAAAATTGCTTTGTTCAATTCATGATTTAATACTGAAAAGTCTACTGTATCAAAGCCCTTTCTTGGAATAATTATCATAGCAAGCTTTTTAAGGTTAGAATTGCTACAAATAAGCCTAATAAGATGTTTTATACGTCTTTTAATTTTATTACGTACTACAGCCTTTTTATTTAGCTTTCTGCTAACTTTTATTCCAAGAAAGATATTATATTTTGATTCAAGAAAGATTTTTGGGATGTTCTTTGCTATCACCAAAATAAAATATTTTTCATGAAATTTTTTGCCAAGCTTATTTATAAGCTCAAATTCCTTTTGATTTTTTAAAGAGGTGATAAACAATTGAATAGGTCAGATTATTATTTATGCGGATAGTTTTTTTCTGCCTTTAGCACGACGGTTTCTTAAAATTGCTCTTCCAGAGGCAGTAGCCATTCTAGCTCTAAAACCATGTCTTCTTTTTCTTACTAAATTACTAGGTTGAAATGTACGCTTCATAATATTTATACCAAACGAAAATTAATTATTTATAATGAAATAAATGTCATTGCGAGGAAAAACTATAAGTTTTGACGAAGCAATCTAGTGAAAAAATCCTGAGATTGCCTCAGCAACAAAGTGGCTTCGCAATGACGTTGTCTATATTAAATATGTGCCTTTGCTTGTTCTACGATACTTGCAAATCCTTCATTGTTATTTACAGCAAGTTCTGCAAGGACTTTACGATCTATATCGATTTGAGCTTTTTTAAGAGCACCCATAAATTGAGAATATACTAAACCATGCTCTCTTACCGCTGCATTTATTCTTTGAATCCACAGACCTCTGAAATCACGCTTACGATTTCTACGATCTCTGTAAGCATATTGCAGTCCTTTTTCTACTTTCTCAATAGCTACTCTAAAACAAGTACTAGCTCTACCTCTATAACCTTTTGCAAGTTTGAGGATTTTTTTATGTCGATTTTTGGAAATTTTTCCTGATTTTGCACGTGTCATTTTTTAGCTCCTTAATTAATTTGTACCATATGGAAGAAAATATTTTTTGATGTTATATCCATCTTGATCACAAAGGATCGTGGTTCCACGTAAGTTACGAATTTGAGCTTTAGTACGACGACGCATAAAATGTTTTTTACCTGCTTGAGATGCAACCACTTTACCACTAGCAGTAAGTTTAAAACGCTTTTTTACAGCAGATTTTGTCTTTAATTTAGGCATGATTTTCCTTTAATTGGTATTTACAAGATTCGTCGGTAATATTATTTTAGGCATACCAAAGCCACGTTACCGATTAGAAGCTACATAATAGTTTTTTTACGATTTATTGCAAGATGTTTTTTATAATATATGTTATAATTGCTAAGATTAATACTTATTTATTAAATATAATGTTTGGGCAAAATCCTAAAAGAGGAATATTTAAAGGTGACGGGACGCAATTACAAGTGCAGTCTATTTTTAAGACTATTCAAGGTGAGGGAATATTTGTAGGTGTTCCTGCTATATTCATTAGGCTTGGAGGATGTAACCTTGCATGCGATTTTTGCGATACAGAATTTGAAACTTTCGAAACAATCAAAATAGATGATATTTTATCTAAGGTTAACTTGCTTGCTTTAAATTCTAAAAACGAGCAATCAGTTAAGTTAGTAGTGATAACAGGTGGTGAGCCGATGCGTCAACCTATAGAATTATTGTGCCAAAAATTATTAGAACAAGATTTTAAGGTGCAGATAGAAACTAACGGCACGTTATATCGTTCTTTGCCGGATAAAGTATCTATAATATGCTCGCCTAAAGCAGGTAAAAACGGCTATAGCAAAATCAGAGAAGATTTATTGCCTAAAATTAGTGCTGTAAAATTTATCGTTGCTAAAAATACTTTAGAGTATAGCTTAATACCTGAAGTAGGGCAAACTGCTTACAATATACCGGTTTTTGTTCAGCCTATGGATCAGGGTGATCAAGAGCTTAATAAAGAAAATAACGAATTAGCAGTAAAATTAGTGTTAGAAAGTGGTGCTAGGTTGTCAGTACAAACTCATAAATTTGTAGGCATAGAGTAATTATAAATATATCTTGAATTTTAGATTAATTAGTACTATTATAACCTTTTTATAAAGTTTAAAGTGTTGAAATAATGAGTGAAATATTAGAACTTGAAGCAAAGTCTCGCAATGAATTTGGTACGGGTGCAGCAAGAGCCTTAAGAAGAGAAGGGCGTGTTCCTGCTATTATTTATGGGGCAAAGAAAACCCCAGTTAGTATTTCTTTAGAAGAAAAAGAAATAACAAAATATTATAGAAAGCCGGCTTTTATATCTCAGCTAATTAGTTTAAAAATCGATGGTAAGCAATATAAAGTGCTACCGAAAGCTGTAGAATTACATCCTGTTACAGATATAGTACGTCACGTCGATTTTGTCTTTTTAGAAGATAAAACCCAAAAAATGGAAGTTCCTGTAGTTTATGAGGGTAAAGAAAGAGCATTAGGCGTTAAAAGAGGTGGGTATTTCAATATAGTAAAAAGAAGAGTTACTTTATTATGTGATGTTAATAATATCCCAAGAAACGTAACTATTGACGTTACTAATATGCCGATTGCTACTTCATTAAAATCTTCAAAAGTAAAACTACCAGAAGGTTGTAGCTTTACTACAGAAAAAGAATTTGTGCTTGCAACTATAATAGGACGTAGAGGTGCAAAAACCGAAGTTGAAAGTGAGCAACCAGCTGAAGCAGCGAAGTAAAATATTTTTATTGCTAACTAAAAGCGTTGTTGTATGGCTCGAAAAATGCCTTATATGTCATTCTCGCAGAGGCGGGAATCCAGCATAAAGCGAGATACCTAAGCTTTTAATTTTAAAATCTTACTGCGTTTGTATTTATTTTTTCTGGATTCCCACCGTTGCTGGGAATGACATTGGAGGAGTCATACAATAAGAC carries:
- the ralF gene encoding T4SS guanine nucleotide exchange effector RalF (RalF, a virulence factor secreted by type IV secretion systems (T4SS), is a guanine nucleotide exchange factor that acts on host cell ADP-ribosylation factors.), which gives rise to MDPLIKREVISSFNDKPKDGISKIKEWCASNNKDFAEETAKFFREEKNNLDLVAVGDYLGTDGEDNKKVLDSFVKQFDFKDKNYLKSLREFLKAFKLPGEAQKIDRLVESFASKYYEQNTTTDINHADAAFISAYATVGLNTNLHNPSVKDKWTIDQFKDQLEGLNTESKLQGIKSGKNFSNEFLENIYNGIKAEPFELNFIQIATGYEIAGISSQNDKTFKKLDDFLTAKTDINKVFSNLGNNITAEHKQPKTWLNKFTGYEGSISVKAGNAEVEIQVYKPNILSKWFLGEKSKLVIQPKGGSEQSLKLAAQIAASFDTKVTSIKATYDYLKQDLENYYNNPEQELRKANSVVDLHNQIKETTAKVQQVDPEIPDTKSIPLASETNFQDLKQAEIGIQPVRTQPVEKPKFNTFAEELAWKNAQKKQAIDAPVTKNEEPKVQIDNHKKRLEELKQKQKELENKKKELEEKKANSNITKEEKWKIVAELEGVSKHLESIKKEHNTINTAEEREKQFNKSSQSSALKGEPTAADKQQQGAMEAIRLRKEQRLQEEAASKAIIANNPATQPLKPGVIPPPPPGKGVPIPPPPPHPMPGKGGAAPKSSQMPNIPPKLQETLKTMQTPQDRNKQQGNNNFQDDLRKTLARRNSPTLQI
- a CDS encoding IS630 family transposase (programmed frameshift): MARAYAIELRLRVIKAVEAGIRISKVSKLFNVSRDTIYKWKKLKDKQGTLEAATGYQKGHSHKIKDSESFKEFFKANMNKTSKELAKQWGNIASVTILRQIRKLGYSYKKTHFHPKRDIKLRNEFIAKIQTITKDKLVYLDESGIEDNACKEYGWSIIGQRCYGEKVYQHKFRISMIAGLCNGNLIAPVIFEGNCNTEVFKTYIRDVLITELQPGQTVIMDNINFHKNSKVKEFIESVGCTILYLPTYSPDLNLFWVYSPPLAA
- the tnpA gene encoding IS200/IS605 family transposase, yielding MSKYIHKSHNVTVLLYHMVFPAKYRRAVFDVSVDQVLREICLEIEKRYQIKFLEIGVDEDHVHFLVQSVPTYSVTKIVTTIKSVTARQIFRQCPQVKKQLWGGEFWTDGYFTSTVGKHGNENMIGKYVKNQGKEYQKLHEDHQLAFF
- the rnpA gene encoding ribonuclease P protein component — encoded protein: MFITSLKNQKEFELINKLGKKFHEKYFILVIAKNIPKIFLESKYNIFLGIKVSRKLNKKAVVRNKIKRRIKHLIRLICSNSNLKKLAMIIIPRKGFDTVDFSVLNHELNKAILDFYNSKK
- the rpmH gene encoding 50S ribosomal protein L34, coding for MKRTFQPSNLVRKRRHGFRARMATASGRAILRNRRAKGRKKLSA
- the rplT gene encoding 50S ribosomal protein L20, translating into MTRAKSGKISKNRHKKILKLAKGYRGRASTCFRVAIEKVEKGLQYAYRDRRNRKRDFRGLWIQRINAAVREHGLVYSQFMGALKKAQIDIDRKVLAELAVNNNEGFASIVEQAKAHI
- the rpmI gene encoding 50S ribosomal protein L35, whose amino-acid sequence is MPKLKTKSAVKKRFKLTASGKVVASQAGKKHFMRRRTKAQIRNLRGTTILCDQDGYNIKKYFLPYGTN
- a CDS encoding 7-carboxy-7-deazaguanine synthase QueE — translated: MFGQNPKRGIFKGDGTQLQVQSIFKTIQGEGIFVGVPAIFIRLGGCNLACDFCDTEFETFETIKIDDILSKVNLLALNSKNEQSVKLVVITGGEPMRQPIELLCQKLLEQDFKVQIETNGTLYRSLPDKVSIICSPKAGKNGYSKIREDLLPKISAVKFIVAKNTLEYSLIPEVGQTAYNIPVFVQPMDQGDQELNKENNELAVKLVLESGARLSVQTHKFVGIE
- a CDS encoding 50S ribosomal protein L25/general stress protein Ctc, which codes for MSEILELEAKSRNEFGTGAARALRREGRVPAIIYGAKKTPVSISLEEKEITKYYRKPAFISQLISLKIDGKQYKVLPKAVELHPVTDIVRHVDFVFLEDKTQKMEVPVVYEGKERALGVKRGGYFNIVKRRVTLLCDVNNIPRNVTIDVTNMPIATSLKSSKVKLPEGCSFTTEKEFVLATIIGRRGAKTEVESEQPAEAAK